The Lates calcarifer isolate ASB-BC8 linkage group LG6, TLL_Latcal_v3, whole genome shotgun sequence genome includes a region encoding these proteins:
- the csf1b gene encoding macrophage colony-stimulating factor 1b isoform X4 has translation MTILVSTLIQSKAKVKCLCVLMFLSFPLNMAEVPGPCRHSITREHLLTVRHLMDNQLRSGCSITYTFIERRSLSKCCFVKAALPWILELLTTHFKYSRGSVNDGYVQSLRALILNIYSQKCVPQINEEVEDKPESFETLYRGSPTEALQRASEVLSVYWELVTTSDAPVDWRCQHEYTEAFGSTTELSTESPSHFTDSYGRKSVKASQRRPVRDLYKLGFIIASICGGLLFILTLYCLITQKRTHDPHRSRSDTNSRELQDMEMEPQ, from the exons ATGACCATCCTTGTGTCAACCCTGATTCAGAGCAAAGCTAAG gtaaagtgtctgtgtgtgcttatgtTCCTGAGCTTCCCTCTGAATATGGCTGAGGTCCCTGGTCCATGCAGACACTCCATCACTAGGGAGCACCTGCTTACAGTCAGGCATCTG ATGGATAACCAGTTGAGAAGTGGGTGCTCGATAACCTACACATTCATAGAACGGAGAAGTTTG AGCAAGTGTTGCTTTGTAAAAGCTGCTTTACCCTGGATCCTGGAGCTCCTCACCACCCACTTCAAATATAGCCGGGGTTCAGTCAATGATGGCTATGTTCAGTCCCTGAGAGCTCTCATCCTCAACATCTATTCTCAGAAATGTGTGCCACAGATTAATGAGGAGGTCGAG GATAAGCCAGAGAGTTTTGAGACGCTCTACAGAGGGTCTCCTACAGAGGCACTACAGAGGGCTTCAGAGGTGCTGTCTGTTTACTGGGAGCTGGTCACGACCAGCGACGCACCAGTAGACTGGAGATGCCAGCACGAATACACAGAAGCCTTTGGCTCCACCACAGAGCTATCCACAGAGTCACCCTCACATTTTACAG ACAGTTATGGTAGGAAGTCAGTGAAGGCCTCTCAGAGACGACCAGTCAGAGACCTGTACAAGCTTGGCTTCATCATCGCCTCCATCTGCGGAGGACTGCTGTTCATACTTACTCTCTACTGTCTCATCACACAAAAG AGAACTCATGACCCTCACAGATCAAGATCTGACACAAACTCAAG agagctgcaggacaTGGAGATGGAACCACAATAA
- the ren gene encoding renin — protein sequence MPPLMNYWMCLVALSLTVTTSHSLRRIALKKMPSIRETLREMGVSAEQVLIELTQKSSVDTNNGTVPTPLTNYLDTQYFGEISIGSPAQMFNVVFDTGSANLWVPSQSCSPFSTACYTHNRYDASKSWTYVENGTGFSIQYASGNVRGFLSEDVVVVGGIPVVQVFAEATSLSAMPFIFAKFDGVLGMGYPNVAIDGITPVFDRIMSQHVLKEEVFSVYYSRDPKHSPGGELVLGGTDPNYYTGNFNYMDTRETGKWEVTMKGVSVGTEMMFCAEGCTAVIDTGSSYITGPASSVSALMKTIGAQLDESGYKVNCDTVKTLPSVTFHLGGQEYPLTQEDYILWQSQIEGDVCTVTFRGLDVPPPTGPIWILGANFIARYYTEFDRRNNRIGFATAV from the exons ATGCCACCACTGATGAATTATTGGATGTGTTTAGTTGCTCTATCATTGACAGTGACCACAAGCCATTCTTTGAGAAG AATCGCCCTGAAGAAGATGCCGTCTATCAGAGAGACACTGCGGGAGATGGGTGTTTCTGCAGAGCAGGTGTTGATTGAGCTGACCCAGAAGAGCAGTGTCGACACCAACAACGGCACTGTTCCCACGCCTCTAACCAACTACTTGGAT ACTCAGTACTTTGGGGAAATAAGTATTGGCTCTCCAGCCCAGATGTTCAACGTGGTGTTTGATACAGGCTCAGCCAACCTGTGGGTGCCTTCACAAAGCTGCTCACCGTTCTCCACCGCTTGTT ATACTCACAACAGGTACGATGCCTCCAAATCCTGGACTTATGTCGAGAATGGAACTGGATTTTCCATCCAGTATGCCTCTGGAAATGTCAGGGGATTCCTGAGTGAAGATGTGGTGGTG GTCGGTGGTATTCCTGTGGTGCAGGTGTTTGCTGAAgccacctctctgtctgctaTGCCGTTCATCTTTGCCAAGTTTGATGGAGTCCTTGGGATGGGTTACCCCAACGTGGCCATTGACGGCATCACTCCAGTGTTTGACCGCATCATGTCTCAGCATGTCCTCAAGGAAGAGGTGTTTTCTGTCTATTACAGCAG ggacCCCAAACACTCTCCAGGTGGAGAGTTGGTCCTTGGTGGCACAGACCCAAACTACTACACTGGAAACTTCAACTACATGGACACGAGAGAGACAGGCAAATGGGAAGTTACCATGAAAGG tgtttctgtgggGACGGAGATGATGTTTTGTGCAGAGGGCTGCACAGCTGTGATCGACACAGGCTCCTCCTACATCACAGGCccagcctcctctgtgtctgcgCTGATGAAAACCATCGGAGCACAGCTGGATGAAAGTGGA TACAAAGTCAACTGTGACACTGTCAAGACACTACCAAGTGTAACTTTCCACCTGGGTGGCCAGGAGTACCCGCTCACTCAGGAGGATTACATTCTATGG CAGTCACAGATTGAAGGAGATGTCTGCACGGTCACCTTCAGGGGCTTGGATGTGCCACCCCCTACAGGTCCCATCTGGATTCTGGGGGCTAACTTCATCGCCCGCTACTACACAGAGTTTGACCGCCGCAATAATCGAATAGGCTTTGCTACAGCAGTCTGA
- the fmodb gene encoding fibromodulin gives MRTVVLLLIMGIVDLSIGQRYSQFHWLSHLRARRQHAGWQAEDVDCPLECDCPSTFPTAMYCHSRNLQHVPYVPSHIKYVYLQRNQITGIQDGVFNNATNLVWVVLFHNQLNSDKIGKNVFSKLKNLDRLLLDHNELTRVPPNLPKSITDLRLGHNKISKILPNSFEGMADLTTLQLQANLIEDIGGVFKGLKSLTMLDMRKNKLRKIPDNLPERLHQLYLEFNNIESVPAGFLTMYPKLQFFRLAHNKLTDKGLPSGVFNISTLVELDLSFNKLEKIPVVSRNLENLYLQANKIKEFSLSSFCSTIDMTNFSKLRMLRLDANEISARDIPAEAAYCLRRVAFIDV, from the exons ATGCGGACAGTGGTGCTCCTCCTCATAATGGGAATAGTGGATCTGAGCATCGGCCAGCGTTACAGTCAGTTTCACTGGCTGTCCCACCTGCGTGCTCGGCGGCAACATGCAGGCTGGCAGGCCGAGGATGTGGACTGCCCCCTGGAGTGCGACTGCCCCTCAACCTTCCCCACAGCTATGTATTGTCACAGCCGCAATCTTCAGCATGTTCCCTACGTCCCCTCACATATAAAGTATGTCTACCTGCAGCGTAACCAGATCACAGGCATCCAGGATGGGGTGTTTAACAACGCTACTAACTTAGTCTGGGTTGTGCTGTTTCACAACCAGCTCAACTCAGACAAGATCGGCAAGAACGTCTTCAGCAAGCTCAAGAACCTGGACCGGCTGTTGTTGGATCACAATGAACTTACCCGTGTGCCTCCCAATTTGCCCAAGTCTATCACAGACCTGCGACTTGGTCACAACAAGATCTCAAAAATTCTCCCCAACTCATTCGAGGGGATGGCTGACCTCACTACCCTTCAACTCCAAGCTAATCTCATAGAGGACATTGGAGGTGTGTTCAAGGGACTGAAGTCTCTGACCATGCTGGatatgaggaaaaacaagctgagGAAAATCCCTGACAACCTCCCTGAGAGGCTGCACCAGCTCTACCTGGAGTTTAATAACATAGAGAGTGTGCCGGCTGGCTTTCTCACCATGTACCCCAAGCTGCAGTTTTTCCGATTGGCTCATAACAAGCTGACAGATAAAGGACTTCCATCTGGTGTCTTCAATATTAGCACACTGGTTGAACTTGACCTGTCCTTCAATAAACTGGAGAAGATCCCCGTTGTCAGTAGGAACCTGGAGAACCTTTATTTACAAGCCAATAAGATCAAAG aGTTCTCCCTGAGCAGCTTCTGCAGCACAATCGACATGACAAACTTCTCTAAGCTGAGAATGCTGCGTCTGGATGCCAATGAGATCAGTGCCAGAGACATTCCTGCTGAAGCTGCCTACTGTTTGCGGCGCGTTGCCTTTATTGATGTGTAG
- the csf1b gene encoding macrophage colony-stimulating factor 1b isoform X1 produces MTILVSTLIQSKAKLQVKCLCVLMFLSFPLNMAEVPGPCRHSITREHLLTVRHLMDNQLRSGCSITYTFIERRSLSKCCFVKAALPWILELLTTHFKYSRGSVNDGYVQSLRALILNIYSQKCVPQINEEVEDKPESFETLYRGSPTEALQRASEVLSVYWELVTTSDAPVDWRCQHEYTEAFGSTTELSTESPSHFTDSYGRKSVKASQRRPVRDLYKLGFIIASICGGLLFILTLYCLITQKRTHDPHRSRSDTNSSRELQDMEMEPQ; encoded by the exons ATGACCATCCTTGTGTCAACCCTGATTCAGAGCAAAGCTAAG TTGCAGgtaaagtgtctgtgtgtgcttatgtTCCTGAGCTTCCCTCTGAATATGGCTGAGGTCCCTGGTCCATGCAGACACTCCATCACTAGGGAGCACCTGCTTACAGTCAGGCATCTG ATGGATAACCAGTTGAGAAGTGGGTGCTCGATAACCTACACATTCATAGAACGGAGAAGTTTG AGCAAGTGTTGCTTTGTAAAAGCTGCTTTACCCTGGATCCTGGAGCTCCTCACCACCCACTTCAAATATAGCCGGGGTTCAGTCAATGATGGCTATGTTCAGTCCCTGAGAGCTCTCATCCTCAACATCTATTCTCAGAAATGTGTGCCACAGATTAATGAGGAGGTCGAG GATAAGCCAGAGAGTTTTGAGACGCTCTACAGAGGGTCTCCTACAGAGGCACTACAGAGGGCTTCAGAGGTGCTGTCTGTTTACTGGGAGCTGGTCACGACCAGCGACGCACCAGTAGACTGGAGATGCCAGCACGAATACACAGAAGCCTTTGGCTCCACCACAGAGCTATCCACAGAGTCACCCTCACATTTTACAG ACAGTTATGGTAGGAAGTCAGTGAAGGCCTCTCAGAGACGACCAGTCAGAGACCTGTACAAGCTTGGCTTCATCATCGCCTCCATCTGCGGAGGACTGCTGTTCATACTTACTCTCTACTGTCTCATCACACAAAAG AGAACTCATGACCCTCACAGATCAAGATCTGACACAAACTCAAG cagagagctgcaggacaTGGAGATGGAACCACAATAA
- the csf1b gene encoding macrophage colony-stimulating factor 1b isoform X3: MTILVSTLIQSKAKVKCLCVLMFLSFPLNMAEVPGPCRHSITREHLLTVRHLMDNQLRSGCSITYTFIERRSLSKCCFVKAALPWILELLTTHFKYSRGSVNDGYVQSLRALILNIYSQKCVPQINEEVEDKPESFETLYRGSPTEALQRASEVLSVYWELVTTSDAPVDWRCQHEYTEAFGSTTELSTESPSHFTDSYGRKSVKASQRRPVRDLYKLGFIIASICGGLLFILTLYCLITQKRTHDPHRSRSDTNSSRELQDMEMEPQ; this comes from the exons ATGACCATCCTTGTGTCAACCCTGATTCAGAGCAAAGCTAAG gtaaagtgtctgtgtgtgcttatgtTCCTGAGCTTCCCTCTGAATATGGCTGAGGTCCCTGGTCCATGCAGACACTCCATCACTAGGGAGCACCTGCTTACAGTCAGGCATCTG ATGGATAACCAGTTGAGAAGTGGGTGCTCGATAACCTACACATTCATAGAACGGAGAAGTTTG AGCAAGTGTTGCTTTGTAAAAGCTGCTTTACCCTGGATCCTGGAGCTCCTCACCACCCACTTCAAATATAGCCGGGGTTCAGTCAATGATGGCTATGTTCAGTCCCTGAGAGCTCTCATCCTCAACATCTATTCTCAGAAATGTGTGCCACAGATTAATGAGGAGGTCGAG GATAAGCCAGAGAGTTTTGAGACGCTCTACAGAGGGTCTCCTACAGAGGCACTACAGAGGGCTTCAGAGGTGCTGTCTGTTTACTGGGAGCTGGTCACGACCAGCGACGCACCAGTAGACTGGAGATGCCAGCACGAATACACAGAAGCCTTTGGCTCCACCACAGAGCTATCCACAGAGTCACCCTCACATTTTACAG ACAGTTATGGTAGGAAGTCAGTGAAGGCCTCTCAGAGACGACCAGTCAGAGACCTGTACAAGCTTGGCTTCATCATCGCCTCCATCTGCGGAGGACTGCTGTTCATACTTACTCTCTACTGTCTCATCACACAAAAG AGAACTCATGACCCTCACAGATCAAGATCTGACACAAACTCAAG cagagagctgcaggacaTGGAGATGGAACCACAATAA
- the csf1b gene encoding macrophage colony-stimulating factor 1b isoform X5: MFLSFPLNMAEVPGPCRHSITREHLLTVRHLMDNQLRSGCSITYTFIERRSLSKCCFVKAALPWILELLTTHFKYSRGSVNDGYVQSLRALILNIYSQKCVPQINEEVEDKPESFETLYRGSPTEALQRASEVLSVYWELVTTSDAPVDWRCQHEYTEAFGSTTELSTESPSHFTDSYGRKSVKASQRRPVRDLYKLGFIIASICGGLLFILTLYCLITQKRTHDPHRSRSDTNSSRELQDMEMEPQ, from the exons atgtTCCTGAGCTTCCCTCTGAATATGGCTGAGGTCCCTGGTCCATGCAGACACTCCATCACTAGGGAGCACCTGCTTACAGTCAGGCATCTG ATGGATAACCAGTTGAGAAGTGGGTGCTCGATAACCTACACATTCATAGAACGGAGAAGTTTG AGCAAGTGTTGCTTTGTAAAAGCTGCTTTACCCTGGATCCTGGAGCTCCTCACCACCCACTTCAAATATAGCCGGGGTTCAGTCAATGATGGCTATGTTCAGTCCCTGAGAGCTCTCATCCTCAACATCTATTCTCAGAAATGTGTGCCACAGATTAATGAGGAGGTCGAG GATAAGCCAGAGAGTTTTGAGACGCTCTACAGAGGGTCTCCTACAGAGGCACTACAGAGGGCTTCAGAGGTGCTGTCTGTTTACTGGGAGCTGGTCACGACCAGCGACGCACCAGTAGACTGGAGATGCCAGCACGAATACACAGAAGCCTTTGGCTCCACCACAGAGCTATCCACAGAGTCACCCTCACATTTTACAG ACAGTTATGGTAGGAAGTCAGTGAAGGCCTCTCAGAGACGACCAGTCAGAGACCTGTACAAGCTTGGCTTCATCATCGCCTCCATCTGCGGAGGACTGCTGTTCATACTTACTCTCTACTGTCTCATCACACAAAAG AGAACTCATGACCCTCACAGATCAAGATCTGACACAAACTCAAG cagagagctgcaggacaTGGAGATGGAACCACAATAA
- the csf1b gene encoding macrophage colony-stimulating factor 1b isoform X2 → MTILVSTLIQSKAKLQVKCLCVLMFLSFPLNMAEVPGPCRHSITREHLLTVRHLMDNQLRSGCSITYTFIERRSLSKCCFVKAALPWILELLTTHFKYSRGSVNDGYVQSLRALILNIYSQKCVPQINEEVEDKPESFETLYRGSPTEALQRASEVLSVYWELVTTSDAPVDWRCQHEYTEAFGSTTELSTESPSHFTDSYGRKSVKASQRRPVRDLYKLGFIIASICGGLLFILTLYCLITQKRTHDPHRSRSDTNSRELQDMEMEPQ, encoded by the exons ATGACCATCCTTGTGTCAACCCTGATTCAGAGCAAAGCTAAG TTGCAGgtaaagtgtctgtgtgtgcttatgtTCCTGAGCTTCCCTCTGAATATGGCTGAGGTCCCTGGTCCATGCAGACACTCCATCACTAGGGAGCACCTGCTTACAGTCAGGCATCTG ATGGATAACCAGTTGAGAAGTGGGTGCTCGATAACCTACACATTCATAGAACGGAGAAGTTTG AGCAAGTGTTGCTTTGTAAAAGCTGCTTTACCCTGGATCCTGGAGCTCCTCACCACCCACTTCAAATATAGCCGGGGTTCAGTCAATGATGGCTATGTTCAGTCCCTGAGAGCTCTCATCCTCAACATCTATTCTCAGAAATGTGTGCCACAGATTAATGAGGAGGTCGAG GATAAGCCAGAGAGTTTTGAGACGCTCTACAGAGGGTCTCCTACAGAGGCACTACAGAGGGCTTCAGAGGTGCTGTCTGTTTACTGGGAGCTGGTCACGACCAGCGACGCACCAGTAGACTGGAGATGCCAGCACGAATACACAGAAGCCTTTGGCTCCACCACAGAGCTATCCACAGAGTCACCCTCACATTTTACAG ACAGTTATGGTAGGAAGTCAGTGAAGGCCTCTCAGAGACGACCAGTCAGAGACCTGTACAAGCTTGGCTTCATCATCGCCTCCATCTGCGGAGGACTGCTGTTCATACTTACTCTCTACTGTCTCATCACACAAAAG AGAACTCATGACCCTCACAGATCAAGATCTGACACAAACTCAAG agagctgcaggacaTGGAGATGGAACCACAATAA